A stretch of Fusarium poae strain DAOMC 252244 chromosome 2, whole genome shotgun sequence DNA encodes these proteins:
- a CDS encoding hypothetical protein (SECRETED:SignalP(1-17)) has protein sequence MLALTTLVLSSVWQATAHVLPRDIDESLLSGNDTGNGTAPVRGDYTWTPTCKLPSAKDFMFPMGFDNFEKCVPAVGTVNALMIFVDFPDAEDERSPKAMHDQLVPEAIEWYNQASYGKLNLNVKADTSAYLRMPKKASEYGWMQGGFWQDNYLNDALDVFTANGSRPAPEADFLYVVPTGRAANSLARSITRFDPISTRHGKKVTYKKAVLMAATEWDLQSMILVHETGHVFCMSDYYAFSGYQHQFTGEWGVMGMETGMAPDYFAWDKYRLGWIEDKAVDCVLEAGSTTHVLTPLAWDIDGKKAVIIAQSEISALVAEVRIATGLDGKICAPGVLLYKISIRAGNGALEVIDATPESLGCAGKLEDKNDATLSLTLEGSESLAYAPVSSLEVPGWDVNVTLVSVKGTDYTIRVDRKTDVKTDSW, from the coding sequence ATGTTGGCCTTAACCACTCTCGTTTTATCCTCCGTCTGGCAGGCTACTGCCCATGTACTCCCACGCGATATTGACGAATCACTATTATCCGGCAATGACACAGGAAACGGTACGGCTCCGGTACGTGGAGACTATACATGGACTCCAACCTGCAAGTTGCCATCCGCCAAGGACTTTATGTTTCCCATGGGCTTTGACAATTTCGAAAAATGTGTCCCCGCCGTAGGAACAGTCAATGCTCTCATGATCTTTGTCGACTTTCCAGATGCCGAGGATGAACGCTCTCCCAAGGCAATGCACGATCAACTCGTCCCGGAAGCGATTGAGTGGTATAACCAGGCTAGCTACGGCAAGCTAAACTTGAATGTCAAGGCTGATACTTCTGCGTACCTCCGCATGCCCAAGAAAGCCAGCGAGTATGGGTGGATGCAGGGTGGCTTCTGGCAGGACAACTATCTCAACGACGCCCTCGACGTCTTTACCGCCAACGGCAGCCGTCCTGCACCCGAGGCTGACTTTTTGTACGTGGTGCCAACCGGCCGCGCAGCAAACTCTCTGGCACGTTCCATTACGCGCTTCGATCCCATCTCTACGCGTCACGGCAAGAAAGTAACATACAAAAAGGCCGTGCTTATGGCTGCCACCGAGTGGGATCTCCAATCTATGATTTTGGTCCACGAGACAGGCCACGTCTTTTGCATGTCAGACTACTACGCCTTCAGCGGGTACCAGCATCAATTCACTGGAGAATGGGGTGTCATGGGTATGGAAACTGGTATGGCACCTGATTACTTTGCCTGGGATAAATACCGTCTTGGCTGGATCGAGGACAAGGCCGTTGACTGCGTGTTGGAAGCTGGAAGCACAACTCACGTCCTTACACCGCTGGCCTGGGACATTGATGGAAAGAAGGCCGTGATTATCGCTCAGAGCGAGATTAGTGCTCTCGTCGCTGAAGTCCGTATCGCTACTGGTTTGGACGGGAAGATCTGTGCCCCTGGTGTTTTGCTTTACAAGATCAGCATCAGAGCAGGAAATGGCGCTCTGGAAGTGATTGACGCGACGCCCGAATCTCTGGGCTGCGCTGGGAAACTTGAAGATAAGAATGATGCTACTCTGTCTTTGACTTTGGAGGGAAGCGAGTCTCTTGCATACGCTCCTGTTAGTTCGTTGGAAGTTCCTGGTTGGGATGTTAATGTGACGCTGGTGAGCGTTAAGGGCACCGATTACACTATTCGCGTCGACCGAAAGACCGATGTCAAGACTGATTCATGGTAG
- a CDS encoding hypothetical protein (TransMembrane:10 (o30-51i82-107o113-136i143-160o180-198i540-557o569-585i592-609o615-635i688-706o)) has product MPRIIESVKDGIWDSSARFQRWLDTPNGRGVLKCTVAYTIASLATFVPFLANFLGKPEGKHVVATITVYFHPARSTGSMIEAILIAIVAVAYAEIISVLSMVTSVFFGSTMHLVTVSHVLVVVVFIGGGFGFMGWVKQRMLNPLVNVGTTLASLAIIGVVTKENHVMSNVFSNEKVLQVFKMLVIGITTTTLVNVFLWRTSARASLRETMNRVSIPLGDMLYMITNSFLSGSEEGLVSDGFTAASTHYAKSYSQMMKDMREAKFEHYFLGHEAIYEHEKSVARSMETLSQALGGLRNATNTQLEQLRHPKPLNSDNNGRSTANTARELFEQFNESIAMSMSSVRQNLCRILHEPQFGQPPHYEINIDEDLRRNLMDSLDTFDVTRADALQGLYDRIEQMASSDFTTRANLEEVAAACGHFTFSVQSFGEDVLQYMDVLDDLQYVVVHKSRSWRWLLWWKGDEQDRAKAIRLFESAEADVLMRNRQRSVSSTSGVGTSATVPIPIDVRTWYQAPDLNKILAWFWRNISTLFKKMARDDIQFGLKVGIGAALWAMLAFIKETRELYREWRGEWGLLSFIIVCSFTVGASNTVSLARFIGTLFGALFSVVNWKISHGYALALIPLGWLTSFINFYLVIQHGKASFGRISLLAYNVSTLYAYRVKRKADGNDTADHGVFDQPDIMEIAKRRAIAVTAGIIWGLVICRVIWPISARRKFKESLSVLHLQMGLIWKRGPLTVLFRSEGSQSYLKSGEQAALQRYASNLDSLRVSAASEFELRGPFPMDVYGRVLKGTTRILDSFYNMSLVACRKGHLTEGEKALLEYTARERAILCDHICQAFQVVASSTMLEYPFADATPSIVSARENLLSKIFEFRKGHHRRLVDDDTSESDDSGEVLVEERDYALLYAYALVTGQVADELRMVGKEIGSLFGVLDEDTRLLQ; this is encoded by the coding sequence ATGCCCCGAATAATCGAGTCCGTCAAAGATGGCATATGGGACTCTTCAGCGCGCTTTCAGCGATGGCTTGATACACCCAACGGTCGAGGCGTGCTGAAATGCACTGTCGCCTACACTATCGCCAGTCTCGCAACCTTTGTGCCATTTCTTGCAAACTTTCTTGGTAAACCTGAAGGCAAACATGTCGTCGCGACAATTACAGTTTACTTCCATCCGGCCCGATCAACTGGGTCCATGATCGAGGCTATTCTTATCGCTATCGTCGCCGTGGCTTATGCCGAGATTATCTCGGTTTTGTCAATGGTTACTTCGGTCTTCTTCGGCTCGACGATGCATCTTGTGACTGTGTCACACGTCCTGGTTGTTGTGGTATTTATAGGCGGCGGATTTGGCTTCATGGGGTGGGTCAAGCAAAGGATGCTCAACCCTCTTGTGAATGTCGGGACTACCCTGGCATCTTTGGCCATCATCGGGGTCGTCACCAAGGAGAATCATGTTATGTCCAACGTGTTTTCCAACGAGAAGGTTCTGCAAGTTTTCAAGATGCTTGTAATCGGCATCACAACTACAACTCTAGTCAACGTGTTTCTATGGCGAACTTCAGCCCGGGCATCACTCCGAGAAACCATGAATCGCGTTTCGATTCCTTTGGGGGATATGCTCTACATGATAACCAACAGCTTCCTCAGCGGATCGGAGGAAGGTCTCGTGTCGGATGGTTTCACGGCTGCGTCAACGCACTACGCCAAATCCTATTCACAGATGATGAAGGATATGAGAGAAGCCAAGTTTGAGCATTACTTTCTTGGTCACGAAGCCATCTACGAGCATGAAAAGTCTGTTGCAAGATCTATGGAGACACTCTCGCAAGCTTTGGGTGGTTTGAGAAACGCGACCAATACTCAGCTGGAACAATTGCGGCACCCCAAACCACTGAACTCTGATAACAACGGGAGAAGCACGGCAAACACAGCAAGGGAGTTGTTCGAGCAGTTTAATGAGTCTATTGCGATGTCAATGTCTTCAGTGCGACAGAATCTCTGTCGGATCTTACATGAGCCACAATTTGGTCAACCTCCCCACTATGAGATAAATATCGATGAGGATTTGCGCCGCAACTTGATGGACTCTTTGGACACCTTTGACGTAACTCGAGCGGACGCTTTGCAGGGTCTTTATGATCGGATAGAACAGATGGCTTCGTCCGACTTTACAACACGTGCAAACCTCGAAGAAGTTGCCGCTGCATGTGGACACTTTACATTCAGCGTTCAATCATTCGGGGAAGATGTGTTGCAGTACATGGATGTTTTGGATGATCTACAGTACGTCGTCGTCCACAAGAGTCGGAGCTGGAGATGGCTTCTTTGGTGGAAGGGCGATGAACAAGACCGCGCCAAAGCTATACGTCTGTTTGAGTCGGCTGAGGCGGATGTGTTGATGCGTAATAGACAAAGATCTGTTAGTTCGACCAGCGGAGTAGGTACATCAGCTACTGTACCCATACCTATCGATGTCAGAACGTGGTATCAGGCACCTGATCTCAACAAAATCCTTGCTTGGTTCTGGAGAAACATTTCTACACTATTTAAGAAGATGGCGCGAGATGATATCCAGTTCGGACTCAAAGTTGGTATCGGAGCGGCTCTTTGGGCAATGCTTGCGTTCATAAAAGAGACAAGAGAACTCTACAGAGAATGGCGTGGTGAATGGGGACTTTTGTCCTTCATTATCGTCTGCAGTTTCACAGTCGGTGCTTCCAATACTGTCAGTCTGGCCCGATTCATAGGAACGCTGTTCGGCGCGCTATTCTCTGTCGTCAACTGGAAGATTAGTCATGGTTATGCGCTGGCTCTCATACCACTTGGATGGCTGACTAGCTTCATCAACTTTTATCTGGTCATTCAACATGGGAAGGCTTCATTTGGGCGCATCAGTCTCCTGGCCTACAATGTCTCTACTCTATATGCGTACCGAGTCAAGAGGAAAGCAGATGGAAATGACACGGCCGATCATGGTGTTTTTGATCAGCCGGATATTATGGAGATAGCCAAGCGTCGCGCCATTGCCGTCACAGCAGGTATCATCTGGGGTCTCGTTATATGCCGCGTTATATGGCCTATCTCAGCTCGACGCAAGTTTAAAGAGAGTCTGTCTGTGCTCCACCTACAAATGGGTCTCATATGGAAACGTGGTCCTCTTACCGTCCTTTTTCGGAGTGAAGGATCGCAAAGCTACCTGAAATCCGGTGAACAAGCTGCCTTGCAACGATATGCATCCAACCTTGACAGCCTTCGAGTCTCAGCCGCGTCAGAATTTGAACTACGTGGACCATTTCCCATGGACGTTTATGGTAGAGTCCTGAAAGGAACCACGCGAATTCTGGATAGCTTCTACAACATGAGTCTCGTGGCATGTCGAAAGGGACATTTGACAGAGGGTGAAAAGGCCTTGTTAGAGTATACAGCTCGTGAGCGCGCTATTCTCTGTGATCACATCTGTCAAGCTTTCCAAGTCGTTGCTAGTTCGACTATGTTAGAGTATCCTTTCGCAGACGCTACACCGAGTATCGTGTCGGCGCGCGAGAATTTGTTAAGCAAGATCTTTGAGTTTAGAAAAGGCCATCATAGAAGATTGGTGGATGATGATACAAGTGAGAGTGATGACTCAGGGGAGGTTCTTGTTGAAGAAAGGGACTACGCGTTGCTATACGCTTACGCCCTTGTGACGGGGCAGGTGGCTGACGAGTTGAGGATGGTGGGGAAGGAGATTGGTAGtctttttggtgttttggatGAAGATACGAGGCTTTTGCAATGA
- a CDS encoding hypothetical protein (TransMembrane:1 (o45-66i)), producing MKRFPALVQLHHISDFRHFETKQQLLSLHPQQPNFTTMFISTRTLAAIAAGMITLPSVVYAQCLAIRTYQHSRPLMNDVLTMEFWYEGQKVCHQRASEFFADNEDYYQWDCTDLVVPEYSWRIQARENGKQVHVQEINGAGEVTIDYDMTMQNTETWTACGVMGDTACKLEDTYFESCSWTADLCISGTQTCSLCDGKATCDVPP from the exons atgaagagattCCCAGCTCTTGTCCAGCTCCATCACATCTCAGACTTCAGACACTTTGAAACTAAACAGCAACTCCTAagtcttcatcctcaacaaccaAATTTTACTACAATGTTTATTTCCACCCGAACTCTTGCAGCCATCGCGGCCGGCATGATTACTCTTCCTTCAGTCGTTTATGCCCAATGCCTTGCTATCCGCACTTACCAGCACTCGAGACCTCTCATGAACGATGTCTTGACCATGGAATTCTGGTATGAAGGCCAAAAGGTCTGCCACCAGCGCGCCTCGGAATTCTTTGCCGATAATGAAGATTACTATCAATGGGATTGCACCGACCTCGTTGTTCCCGAGTATTCATGGCGCATCCAAGCTCGCGAGAATGGAAAACAAGTCCATGTCCAAG AGATCAATGGGGCTGGGGAGGTTACTATCGATTATGATATGACCATGCAGAACACTGAGACGTGGACTGCTTGTGGAGTTATGGGTGATACTGCATGTAAACTGGAAGATACCTATTTCGAATCTTGTTCTTGGACAGCAGACCTTTGCATCTCAGGTACTCAGACTTGTTCGCTTTGTGATGGCAAGGCTACCTGCGATGTTCCTCCCTAA
- a CDS encoding hypothetical protein (BUSCO:19801at5125) → MSHLKYSSYEGAGEYLTNLLGYSQVVRVGDRIEISGQGGWTFKDGEFAFPETQLEQIDQAFHNVETALKAGGGKGWEQVYRVNSYHTEITPEVGQRMAENYKKWMPNHKVIWTQLGVAQLGAPEMKVEIEVSNHHVPIQFSAGKPAKVAEKVLFSRDIIVSFRPQKDKDLIKRKRKLKMRNKPNKQRAPRNARRDNRYGDSDSYRPGDRHDLPPRPPPPRDDFRNSGGDSYRPRVPQGDFTFRMDKPAGMPDFPADYRGPPSDRRGPRRDGGRGRGRGRGGRRWQPPPHPSERALVSGATQNMPEERLGEDGIAKFRDVDELSDDDELEMDISEDEESEGPSKKRARTTNDDDDADYASGDAAPKWSNPDPYTALPCPDESTRKKKDMVKLIRKARLEDQTDKLAASTEAEDFISFDLTEDDETSEDEEEEKEAPPPPPREPPPTIEQPPPPPPNAPSGPRADRDNARTPMDDIMEARRLANDGLGSRKRTADDVIKPPDYGQLKKATTKPSKGSLLPSWQPKTTEDPCPWDTVDHSATTNMGFRLHKEVMDFYEYVRPRDFEQRIRDNLVDNLRKAMRRDGRNFASASVHPFGSFMSGLYLPTADMDLVVCSASFMRGGPPTYLSAKSWLYKFQKFLVAQQVAEQHSIEVIAHARIPLVKYVDKQTGLKVDVSFENLGGVDAIETFLKWKDQYPAMPILVTVIKHFLLMRGLNEPVNGGIGGFSVICLVVSMLQLMPQVQSRSLVPEHHLGEMLLEFFELYGYDFHHERTAISLTRPVGYVRKSHVNSLTYKNYDRLSIIDPNNPANDISGGSSNTPAILNRFKDAFNLLRDRMSDIARNPNKGNILEVILQGDYSSFRMQREYLRHVHEKHIGPC, encoded by the exons ATGTCTCACCTCAAGTATTCCTCTTATGAAGGCGCTGGCGAGTACCTCACCAACCTACTCGGTTACAGTCAAGTGGTCCGTGTTGGAGATCGCATTGAGATCAGTGGACAGG GCGGTTGGACATTCAAGGATGGCGAATTCGCATTCCCGGAGACGCAGCTCGAGCAAATTGACCAGGCATTCCACAACGTGGAGACAGCTCTAAAGGCGGGGGGCGGAAAGGGCTGGGAGCAGGTCTATCGCGTTAATTCATACCACACCGAAATCACACCCGAAGTTGGTCAAAGAATGGCAGAAAACTACAAGAAATGGATGCCAAATCACAAGGTCATTTGGACTCAACTTGGTGTCGCGCAATTGGGAGCACCTGAAATGAAGGTGGAGATTGAGGTG TCGAATCACCATGTTCCAATACAGTTTAGCGCGGGCAAACCCGCCAAGGTCGCGGAAAAGGTTCTTTTTTCTCGCGACATCATCGTTTCGTTCCGCCCacaaaaagacaaagacctCATAAAGCGAAAGCGAAAATTAAAGATGCGCAACAAGccaaacaaacaaagagCGCCCCGCAACGCGCGCCGCGATAACAGATATGGAGATTCGGATTCATATCGACCTGGCGACAGGCATGACCTCCCACCTCGACCGCCGCCGCCTCGCGATGACTTCCGAAACTCGGGAGGCGACTCGTATCGCCCGCGCGTACCCCAGGGGGACTTCACATTTCGCATGGATAAACCAGCTGGAATGCCAGATTTCCCCGCGGATTATCGTGGCCCGCCGTCCGATAGAAGAGGTCCGCGTCGCGATGGTGGTAGAGGCCGAGGTCGGGGTAGAGGAGGAAGGCGCTGGCAACCCCCGCCTCACCCCTCCGAGCGCGCTCTAGTTTCGGGCGCGACGCAAAATATGCCCGAGGAGCGTCTAGGCGAAGATGGTATCGCCAAGTTCCGcgatgttgatgagctgtctgatgatgacgagcTTGAGATGGATATctctgaggatgaagagTCCGAAGGCCCTTCCAAGAAGCGTGCCAGGACTacaaatgatgatgatgacgctGATTATGCATCTGGCGATGCTGCACCTAAGTGGTCTAACCCTGATCCATACACAGCTCTTCCCTGCCCCGATGAAAGCAcgcgcaagaagaaggacatgGTAAAGCTCATCCGAAAAGCGCGACTCGAAGACCAGACAGATAAACTGGCTGCGTCAACTGAAGCCGAGGACTTCATCTCCTTTGATCTTACTGAAGACGATGAGACTagcgaagacgaagaagaggaaaaagaagcGCCACCCCCTCCACCTCGTGAACCTCCTCCTACCATCGAACAACCTCCGCCACCTCCCCCGAACGCACCCTCTGGGCCCAGAGCCGACCGCGACAACGCGCGGACGCCTATGGACGATATCATGGAGGCTAGAAGACTCGCCAACGATGGCCTGGGCTCTCGTAAACGTACCGCCGACGACGTTATCAAGCCCCCCGATTACGGTCAATTGAAGAAGGCCACTACAAAGCCCTCCAAGGGTTCACTGCTACCCAGTTGGCAACCAAAGACCACCGAGGATCCCTGTCCTTGGGACACTGTTGATCATTCTGCTACAACTAACATGGGATTCCG ACTACACAAAGAAGTTATGGACTTTTACGAATACGTCAGACCGCGCGACTTCGAACAGCGCATTCGTGACAACCTCGTCGACAACCTTCGCAAGGCTATGCGCCGCGACGGTCGAAACTTTGCTAGTGCTTCCGTTCATCCATTCGGTTCCTTCATGTCTGGCCTGTATCTCCCGACAGCAGACATGGACTTGGTCGTCTGCTCAGCAAGCTTCATGCGGGGTGGTCCCCCAACGTACCTCTCAGCCAAGAGCTGGCTATACAAGTTCCAAAAATTCCTCGTCGCCCAACAAGTGGCCGAACAGCATTCTATCGAGGTTATCGCCCACGCTAGAATTCCTTTGGTCAAATATGTTGACAAGCAGACCGGTCTCAAGGTCGATGTTTCATTCGAGAACTTGGGTGGTGTCGACGCGATCGAGACTTTCCTCAAATGGAAGGACCAGTATCCTGCTATGCCTATCCTCGTCACTGTGATCAAACACTTCCTTCTCATGCGCGGTCTCAATGAACCTGTAAACGGTGGAATCGGTGGCTTCTCAGTTATTTGCTTGGTCGTCAGTATGTTGCAGCTTATGCCACAGGTTCAAAGTAGAAGTCTGGTACCGGAACATCATCTAGGCGAGATGCTCCTCGAGTTCTTTGAGCTTTACGGCTACGACTTTCATCACGAACGCACCGCCATTTCTCTTACGAGACCGGTCGGCTACGTTCGCAAG TCCCATGTCAACAGCCTGACATACAAGAACTATGATCGTCTCTCCATCATTGATCCCAACAATCCCGCCAACGACATCTCGGGTGGGTCGTCCAACACACCAGCCATCTTGAACCGTTTCAAGGACGCCTTCAATCTCTTACGTGACAGGATGAGTGACATTGCGCGCAACCCCAACAAGGGCAACATTCTTGAGGTGATTCTGCAGGGCGACTACTCGTCTTTCAGAATGCAGCGGGAGTATCTTCGTCATGTGCATGAGAAACACATTGGTCCTTGTTGA